One Thermodesulfobacteriota bacterium DNA segment encodes these proteins:
- a CDS encoding J domain-containing protein codes for MDPGKNYYEILGVPESASTDEIRKAFRRMAKKHHPDVNRGDKSAEARFKEINEAHEVLSDKKKRGEYDAIRKGAFTGGPFAGDPFGGGGFRAGGRPTGGFGAGSFDFGDILGQFFRDEEAGASRSGMGEDVRVEVSVDFLDMIRGGVREIRYRKPKSCSGCGGTGRSGRRGCPVCFGHGVTESEERVKIKIPAGARDGAKIRVSSSDLVVELKMLPHSYFRREGNDIYLDVPLRFSEAVKGAKIEVPTVDGPVMVTVPPGSSSGRKLRLKGKGAPVPGTTERGDQFVVLNVAVPKSASEELLKLVDRMAQYEDPDLRKGWN; via the coding sequence ATGGATCCGGGAAAGAATTATTACGAGATCCTGGGAGTCCCGGAGAGCGCCTCCACGGACGAGATCCGGAAGGCGTTCCGCCGCATGGCCAAAAAGCATCATCCCGACGTCAACCGGGGCGACAAGTCGGCCGAGGCGCGCTTCAAGGAGATCAACGAGGCGCACGAGGTCCTGAGCGATAAGAAAAAGCGGGGGGAATACGACGCGATCCGCAAGGGCGCGTTCACCGGCGGCCCCTTCGCGGGAGATCCTTTCGGGGGAGGGGGATTCCGCGCCGGCGGGCGGCCGACCGGGGGGTTCGGGGCCGGGTCGTTCGATTTCGGGGACATCCTCGGGCAGTTCTTCCGCGACGAGGAGGCCGGAGCTTCCCGATCGGGCATGGGCGAGGACGTCCGCGTGGAGGTCTCGGTCGATTTCCTCGACATGATCCGCGGCGGCGTCCGGGAGATCCGGTATCGCAAGCCGAAGAGCTGCTCCGGGTGCGGCGGCACCGGCAGGTCGGGACGGAGGGGCTGCCCGGTCTGCTTCGGCCACGGAGTGACGGAATCGGAAGAACGGGTGAAGATAAAGATCCCCGCGGGCGCTCGGGACGGCGCGAAGATCCGGGTTTCGTCCTCCGACCTGGTCGTCGAGCTGAAGATGCTGCCGCACTCCTATTTCCGGAGGGAAGGGAACGATATCTACCTGGACGTTCCGCTCCGCTTCTCTGAGGCGGTGAAGGGGGCCAAGATCGAAGTTCCGACCGTGGACGGCCCGGTCATGGTGACGGTCCCGCCGGGCTCCTCCAGCGGAAGGAAGCTGCGCCTCAAGGGGAAAGGAGCGCCCGTTCCCGGCACGACGGAGCGCGGGGACCAGTTCGTGGTGCTCAATGTGGCGGTCCCGAAATCGGCTTCGGAGGAGCTTCTGAAGCTCGTGGACCGGATGGCGCAATACGAGGACCCGGATCTTCGGAAGGGGTGGAACTGA
- a CDS encoding Hsp20/alpha crystallin family protein — protein sequence MTIVRFWDPMKELSAMQNRMNRIFGETFGPSMTQAEPPLAGTWSPSVDIYETDQEIVLKVELPGVPKEQVHVEVDDGTLHLKGERKIEKEVKEENYHRVERVYGPFHRSFSLPDTVDPEKVRAELKDGVLELRLGKREQAKPRQIQVGVN from the coding sequence ATGACGATCGTACGGTTTTGGGATCCGATGAAGGAGCTCTCGGCGATGCAGAACCGGATGAACCGCATCTTCGGGGAAACGTTCGGGCCTTCCATGACCCAGGCCGAACCGCCGCTGGCCGGGACCTGGTCGCCCTCGGTCGACATATACGAGACGGACCAGGAGATCGTCCTCAAGGTCGAGCTCCCGGGCGTGCCGAAGGAGCAGGTCCACGTGGAGGTCGACGACGGGACGCTGCACCTCAAGGGGGAGCGGAAGATCGAGAAAGAGGTGAAGGAGGAGAACTACCACCGGGTGGAGCGCGTCTACGGGCCCTTCCACCGCTCCTTCTCGCTGCCCGACACGGTCGATCCCGAGAAGGTGCGCGCGGAGCTCAAGGACGGCGTCCTCGAGCTGCGGCTCGGCAAGCGGGAGCAGGCGAAGCCGCGGCAGATCCAGGTCGGCGTGAACTGA
- a CDS encoding Hsp20/alpha crystallin family protein, producing the protein MAIVRWWDPMRDISSIQEKMNQLFDDTLARTRGRDEGLGTGMWTPAVDIYESNDAVVVKAEVPGLTKDQIGIEVKDGLLTLKGERKVEKEVKEENYHRIERAYGTFQRAFSMPATVDQEKITATLKNGVLELILPKKEQAKKKQINVAVK; encoded by the coding sequence ATGGCGATCGTTCGTTGGTGGGACCCGATGCGGGACATCTCCTCCATCCAGGAGAAGATGAACCAGCTCTTCGACGACACCCTGGCCCGCACGCGCGGGCGTGACGAGGGGTTGGGGACCGGGATGTGGACCCCCGCGGTGGACATCTACGAGAGCAACGACGCGGTCGTCGTCAAGGCCGAGGTCCCCGGCCTGACGAAGGACCAGATCGGGATCGAGGTGAAGGACGGGCTGCTCACCCTGAAGGGCGAGCGCAAGGTCGAGAAGGAGGTCAAGGAGGAGAACTACCACCGGATCGAGCGCGCCTACGGCACGTTCCAGCGGGCGTTCTCCATGCCGGCCACCGTCGACCAGGAGAAGATCACCGCGACCCTCAAGAACGGCGTTCTCGAGCTGATCCTTCCCAAGAAGGAGCAGGCGAAGAAGAAGCAGATCAACGTCGCGGTGAAGTAG
- the htpX gene encoding zinc metalloprotease HtpX gives MGNTVKTTFLLALLTVLFVLIGKAIGGQSGMIFAFGLAVVMNVGSYWFSDKIVLRMYGAREVTESEAPQLHGMVRRLSLAAGVPMPKVYIMDQESPNAFATGRNPQHAAVAVTSGILRILTPDELEGVLAHEMAHVRNRDILIQTVAATMAGAIMMLANMARFAAIFGGGRDDREGGGGMFQMLALAILAPLGAMLIQMAVSRSREYLADETGAKFCGRPESLARALEKISGWSQRVPMDASPATAHMFIMSPLTGGGIMSLFSTHPPVEKRIERLLAMRGL, from the coding sequence ATGGGCAATACGGTGAAAACGACCTTCCTGCTTGCGCTGTTGACGGTGCTGTTCGTGCTGATCGGGAAGGCGATCGGCGGGCAGTCCGGGATGATCTTCGCCTTCGGGCTGGCCGTCGTGATGAACGTGGGCTCCTACTGGTTTTCCGACAAGATCGTCCTGCGGATGTACGGCGCGCGGGAAGTGACGGAGAGCGAAGCGCCGCAGCTTCACGGCATGGTCCGCCGGCTGTCGCTGGCGGCGGGCGTCCCGATGCCGAAGGTCTATATCATGGACCAGGAATCGCCCAACGCGTTCGCCACCGGGCGCAACCCGCAGCACGCGGCGGTGGCGGTGACGTCAGGGATCCTGCGGATCCTGACGCCCGACGAGCTCGAGGGGGTGCTTGCCCACGAGATGGCGCACGTGCGGAACCGGGACATCCTGATCCAGACGGTGGCGGCCACCATGGCGGGCGCGATCATGATGCTGGCGAACATGGCGAGATTCGCGGCGATTTTCGGCGGCGGACGGGACGACCGCGAGGGCGGCGGAGGGATGTTCCAGATGCTCGCGCTTGCGATCCTGGCGCCCCTGGGGGCGATGCTCATCCAGATGGCGGTCTCCCGGTCGCGGGAGTACCTTGCGGACGAGACGGGGGCGAAGTTCTGCGGGAGACCGGAGTCGCTGGCCCGGGCGCTCGAGAAGATCTCGGGCTGGTCGCAGCGGGTTCCGATGGACGCCTCCCCGGCCACGGCCCACATGTTCATAATGAGCCCGCTGACCGGCGGCGGCATCATGAGCCTTTTCAGCACCCATCCGCCCGTCGAGAAGCGGATCGAGCGGCTGCTCGCGATGCGGGGGCTGTAA
- a CDS encoding DUF1844 domain-containing protein, whose amino-acid sequence MADEKEDKGFRVIDRRGGEAPSQAPPPPPEPPKAPSGGNPQGAAGVQEGKSGAGKGAVPQGPPQFLDLVESLQMGVMANLGMLQLPDGRRSPVNLREAQNLIDIIGILQEKTKGNLDATEESVLRDGLYQLRMAFLAVQKATIPDLGKGGSV is encoded by the coding sequence ATGGCCGACGAAAAGGAAGACAAGGGGTTTCGCGTGATCGACCGCAGGGGCGGGGAGGCGCCGTCCCAGGCGCCGCCTCCTCCTCCGGAGCCGCCGAAAGCGCCTTCCGGGGGGAACCCGCAGGGAGCGGCGGGTGTCCAAGAGGGTAAAAGCGGTGCGGGGAAAGGCGCCGTTCCCCAAGGTCCCCCGCAGTTCCTCGACCTGGTCGAGTCGCTCCAGATGGGCGTGATGGCGAACCTCGGCATGCTCCAGTTGCCGGACGGCAGGCGTTCGCCGGTGAACCTGCGCGAAGCCCAGAACCTGATCGACATCATCGGGATCCTGCAGGAGAAGACCAAGGGGAACCTGGACGCCACCGAGGAATCGGTCCTGCGGGACGGGCTCTACCAGCTCCGCATGGCCTTCCTCGCGGTCCAGAAGGCGACCATCCCGGACCTCGGAAAGGGAGGTAGCGTATAG
- a CDS encoding ATP-dependent Clp protease ATP-binding subunit — translation MMEISFYREKLSESGHRVLNASIEESQRRHHYYLGLEHLFIAFAEEEKALFRELMGSIGLNVEAVQYSVNEHLNISRQYLGVGLKVPPATKQVFRVAWETAQRNRRSQIDASDLFLGIFHEVQSIPARILKSYGVDPSVALSRFSAQLRSREEKVEEFRKRYELPANLRTFAVNLNLLAREGKIPPIIGRDAEIDQILEYLCHKDRCNSVMILGDPGVGKTAVVEGLAMRLEYEPHRVPERLRGHQIVNLQMNTVVAGTVFRGMFEDRIEKVIAEVKERRNIILFVDEAHTLVGAGSAMGVPSDAANIFKSALARGEVQIIGATTGTEYKEIVQEDEALARRFRVVRIGEPTLEETREILMGLKPRLEANYGVTVLDEAIEFALSMSDRYARSLRLPDKVINWLDTACVRVEIRGDEEKEVTARDVLGVISSETKNPSDIIRRDVIDRFRDIEEHISRRLVGQREAVAAVAKALRMNKGPLKANIYRPDGVLMFLGPTGVGKTEMAKALAEYLFGDERQLIRVDMSEYRDGALAVDKLIGMPRGIVGSERGGILTNQVRDNPYSVVLLDEIEKADTYVHNLFLQVFDEGWLTDGRGKKVYFSDTIIIMTSNLGADELSKLSRPMGFGEGAVDFEPVRKAVLKAAENRFTPEFINRLDDIVVFAPLSFEEVRRIASLYLDSIARMMAAQGKTLTVSDAALSALARTGFSVKYGARFLKRGIDEKVKMPVTLHWKESDHFAVEEIGGEPVVITQKVTV, via the coding sequence ATGATGGAGATTTCGTTCTACCGGGAAAAGCTGTCCGAGTCGGGTCACCGGGTGCTGAACGCCTCGATCGAGGAGTCGCAGCGGCGGCACCACTATTACCTCGGGCTCGAGCATCTGTTCATCGCGTTCGCCGAGGAGGAGAAGGCGCTGTTCCGCGAGCTCATGGGCTCCATCGGGCTCAACGTCGAGGCGGTCCAGTACTCGGTCAACGAGCACCTCAACATCTCCCGCCAGTACCTGGGCGTCGGGCTGAAGGTGCCTCCGGCGACGAAGCAGGTGTTCCGGGTGGCGTGGGAGACGGCGCAGCGGAACCGGCGGTCGCAGATCGACGCCTCCGACCTGTTCCTCGGCATCTTCCACGAGGTGCAGTCCATCCCCGCGCGGATCCTGAAGAGCTACGGGGTCGACCCGTCCGTGGCGCTCAGCCGGTTCTCAGCGCAGCTCCGCAGCCGGGAGGAGAAGGTCGAGGAGTTCCGGAAGCGGTACGAGCTCCCGGCGAACCTGCGGACCTTCGCCGTCAACCTCAACCTCCTCGCCCGGGAGGGGAAGATCCCTCCCATCATCGGCAGGGACGCGGAGATCGACCAGATCCTCGAGTACCTGTGCCACAAGGACCGGTGCAATTCCGTCATGATCCTCGGCGATCCCGGCGTGGGGAAGACCGCCGTGGTCGAGGGGCTGGCGATGCGGCTCGAGTACGAGCCGCACCGGGTGCCGGAGCGGCTGCGGGGGCACCAGATCGTCAACCTGCAGATGAACACCGTGGTGGCCGGGACCGTGTTCCGCGGCATGTTCGAGGACCGCATCGAGAAGGTCATCGCCGAGGTCAAGGAGCGCAGGAACATCATCCTGTTCGTCGACGAGGCGCACACGCTGGTCGGGGCGGGTTCCGCCATGGGCGTGCCGTCCGACGCCGCGAACATCTTCAAGTCGGCGCTGGCGCGCGGCGAGGTGCAGATCATCGGCGCCACGACGGGCACCGAGTACAAGGAGATCGTCCAGGAGGACGAGGCGCTCGCCCGCCGGTTCCGCGTGGTCAGGATCGGCGAGCCGACGCTCGAGGAGACCCGCGAGATCCTGATGGGGCTCAAGCCCCGGCTGGAGGCGAACTACGGGGTGACCGTCCTCGACGAGGCGATCGAGTTCGCGCTCTCCATGTCCGACCGGTACGCCCGGTCGCTGCGGCTGCCGGACAAGGTGATCAACTGGCTCGACACCGCGTGCGTCCGGGTGGAGATCCGCGGGGACGAGGAGAAGGAGGTCACGGCGAGGGACGTCCTGGGGGTCATCTCGAGCGAGACGAAGAATCCCTCGGACATCATCCGCCGCGACGTGATCGACCGGTTCCGGGACATCGAGGAGCACATCTCCCGGCGGCTCGTCGGGCAGCGGGAGGCCGTCGCCGCGGTGGCCAAGGCGCTGCGGATGAACAAGGGGCCGCTGAAGGCGAACATCTACCGGCCGGACGGCGTGCTGATGTTCCTCGGCCCCACCGGCGTGGGCAAGACGGAGATGGCCAAGGCGCTCGCGGAGTACCTTTTCGGCGACGAGCGGCAGCTCATCCGCGTGGACATGTCCGAATATCGCGACGGCGCGCTGGCGGTCGACAAGCTCATCGGCATGCCGCGCGGCATCGTGGGGTCGGAGCGCGGCGGGATCCTGACGAACCAGGTGCGGGACAACCCGTACAGCGTGGTGCTGCTCGACGAGATCGAGAAGGCGGACACCTACGTCCACAACCTCTTCCTCCAGGTCTTCGACGAGGGATGGCTGACCGACGGCCGCGGGAAGAAGGTGTACTTCTCCGACACGATCATCATCATGACGAGCAACCTGGGCGCGGACGAGCTTTCGAAGCTCAGCCGCCCGATGGGGTTCGGCGAGGGGGCCGTCGACTTCGAGCCGGTCCGCAAGGCCGTCCTGAAGGCGGCGGAGAACCGGTTCACGCCGGAATTCATCAACCGCCTCGACGACATCGTCGTCTTCGCCCCCCTGTCGTTCGAGGAGGTCCGGCGGATCGCATCGCTCTACCTCGACTCGATCGCCAGGATGATGGCCGCCCAGGGCAAGACCTTGACCGTCTCGGACGCCGCCCTCTCGGCGCTCGCGCGCACGGGCTTCTCCGTGAAGTACGGCGCCCGGTTCCTGAAGCGCGGGATCGACGAGAAGGTGAAGATGCCCGTTACGCTGCACTGGAAGGAATCCGACCACTTCGCCGTCGAGGAGATCGGCGGGGAGCCGGTCGTAATAACGCAAAAGGTGACCGTCTAA